The Gigantopelta aegis isolate Gae_Host chromosome 3, Gae_host_genome, whole genome shotgun sequence genome segment tggatccaccatggtggtttgatcctgcgacgcaagcacttcgaTCAATCActcaactgagctaaatcccgcaccAGATAATGACAGGTAATTTGATGCCACCATGCAGTGAGCTACAggtactctttctgattagcagcagggagatcttttttatatgcagcatccaacagacagaccggcctcggtggcggcgtgattaggccattggtctacaggctggtaggtactgggttcggatcccagtcaaggcatgggatttttaatccagatacagactccaaaccctgagtgagtactccgcaagactcaatgggtaggtgtaaaccacttgcaccgaccagtgatccataaaggccatggtttgtgctatcctacctgtgggaagtgcaaataaaagatcccttgctgctaatctgaaagagtagcccatgtagtggcgacagcaggtttcctctcaaaatctgtctgacgccatataaccgtaaataaaatgtgagtgcgtcgttaaataaaacatttctttctttctttccaacagACGGTACAGAACATATACTAtgtatggcctttgttacaagAAATAGTCAAATGGACCAaacaacggagatcgatcctaggccaACTTCACATCAAGTTTATCACTGGTGTATGTCCCACCCTGCTGAggaaattttttgttttgtttaatgacaccactagagcacattgattaattcatcatcggctattggatgtcaaacatttggtgattgtGACAGTCTTAGAAAAAACCTACAACATTTTTTCTactgcagcaaaggatctttaatatgcaccttgtcacagacaggaaagcacaaattacggcctttgaccagttgtggtgcactggttggaacaataaaaaccccaatcagctgaatggatccactgaggtggttcgatcctgtgacacaagcacctcaagcgagcactcaaccgactgaactaaaccCTGCCCCAGCTaaggaaagaaacaaaaatgttttatttaatgacgcactcaacacattttatttacagttatctggcatcagacgtatggttaagcaccacacagagatatttagagaggaaacctgctgttgccacttcatgggctactctttccgatcagcagcttggggtcttttatatgcaccatcccgcagacaggatagtacataccaaggcctttgttacaccactggcaggaacgagaaatagcccaattagcCCACCGACCCCTGATGAGGAAAAAAGTTtgctttaatgacaccactagagcacattgattaattcatcatcagctattggatgttgaacatttggtaattctgacacagtcttaaagaaaacctgctacatgttttctactgcagcaagggatcttttatatgcactttcccacagacaggaaagcacataccacggcctttgaccagttgtggtacactggctggaacaagaaaaaccgcaatcggttgaatggatccaccgaggtggttcaatcctgacacaagcacctcaagcgaacactcaaccgactgaactaaatccttCCCCTGCTGAGGAATGAAGACCAAGACCAagttgtttaacgtgcacattcagagaaagctgttgtagcgcatgcctgtcctgggcacaggtgctggACTCGAccagctcctctgtccaggacaggaaacgagcaatgaatgaaggaaatggtttatttaacaacacactcgacacatttcattgactggctggagcaagaaatagctcaatgggcccactgacggggatcgatcccaaaccgaccgcgcatcagctaatgaatgaatgatgagaACAAAATGCAAAAATGGACAATACCAGCAGGCTGTATACTATAACTACTGTTTTGCAACTACCAGGACATATTATTAGCTATGGGTCCAATTCACAAAGCAACAGCACACTGTCCTTGCAAGTCTTTTTTGCATTACaccgagatcgcaaagttgcacgAGAATAATGGTCATGGTCTGGAACTGTTCAACTAATTTGAGTTTTGTGGGCaatgtgaaaaacaaatggacCATTGAAAATATACTGagaaaaagaaataagggaacactttgTATGGTAGACCacatttaattcactattagcatagtaatgtctataaaatacaaatgaatataATGtagaattgaatgtcagtaatgtaggACTGCCTACAAGTAACACAGTTGATTTCCTGACACATGCCATACATTCGAAACTCTGTTTTGGTGTAAGGAACGTGTTCCTAAATTTTTCAAAGAGGCGAAAATATGTTTCCATTCGCAAATATCTTCATATTTTAACCGACTAAACCCTTTATTTACATGTAACAATAACAGTAAAGTCTTGCCACAGATAATGCTGACAATGTCATGAATGCATCAGATACAAGACtcagtaacaaaatattgtaacaCATTTCTCAAAGATTAAATACatggagattattatacaagtgcatgttgtactgattttacgattCTTGTATTGCCTGAGCAAAAGCGAAGGTAATgcatgaatcctgacactcgtttcataaacaaaaatcagtacgactcccACCTGAGGACCACAAAATGATTTTTGGGGAGGTCctactatacatatataaacaaaaataacaaaacagtaaaattaaatttgttttgtctatGAATTCTTTTGTACATACAGTATAAACAAAAGTAACTGAACAGCACCTGAAAATTGTTATCCAATTGCCTTTGAGACCTTGGCATGGCATCCCATATGACCCCCACTCCCAAAATAACTCCCTAAGTAACTCTCATATTGTTCCTAAATGTAATATCCCGTCTTATTAGATATAAAGACAACCAATAACCAATGTCTGTTTTGTGCTGCCCagggtatcattaaacattcattcactcattattggacaaaaacaaatgtcaacATTTTGGCTTGCAAATTTGTCTGTCCACATGCATGTTAATAGGCACAGACcgtagtttcagcccgtgaaaacggacaataagtttagttaaagggacattcctgagtttgctgcaatttttaaagatgttatcgactaataaaatatttctatgactaaacttacatattaaatatattttcttgtttagaatattagtggctgtatattaaacgtgtttctgatcattctaatatttgtactaggttaattttcattttatttcctaaacaaatattttttcgtacgtacgaaattatttgaagacaaaatccagtttgggcttcttacaaatattaagacgaccagaaacacattgaatatacagacactgatattctaaacaagaaaatatatttaatatgtaagtttaatcgtagaaatatttcattagtcagaaacatcttacaatgcagcaaactgaggaatgtccctttaatctacaaacctgcaacacatttcgataaggttataacagagagaagctaaagtctgtgatctttaaacggggaaatactgtccaaaataaacaaaagctAGTCTTGATATCTATTGGGCCTATTTCTTAGACGAAcgtgtgtttttagaattaaatgaaaaatgtattttgaagtattacaaaaacctggaagACCAGAACTTCAggtgtacaaaaattaatattccaaataataaaatgttcatctaatttatattatcaaaaacggctttaatagtgtaAAATACATCGTAATATTtgaaaactagtgtctgtcattTTAAGCATGAGtggtgaatatgtgaaccagtGAGCTCAATTGCGGTATGATTTTAACAGCTTCATTTGATTTTTGTTGAGGTAGGTTTCTCATTTCTTAATTGTCCACGGTCTTTCTGACTGCCTTTGTTGTTCTAACCTCAGCAATGCCTGCTTTGGTGGAACCAAAGTATTCGAAACaccaacttttttctttctctttttacCAGCcaaataattatcatcatctaCTGGCTCGTGGGTAAAAATCCCAACAGAATGTCCTGGATTTAAGGAATGATGCCCTAACTGATCTGAGAACTTTTCTTCGTCCGTTTTCTTCAGGGCATGGTTTACAATGTTTGACTGGTCGTGAAAAAAACGACACTTGTTTCCCATGTGACATGTGCCCTTTTTGAATTTAAAGCACACTTGCCTGGTCCCCCTTTCAGGATGCTTTTCAGTCATCTGAACGTGCTTCTCGAGAATCGAGCTCTTTGCCAACTCGGCTTGTTCGTATCTGTTTGTGAACAATGTCATCCCGATGGATGTCATTTCCAAGTTCTTCCCAGGCACTGCAAGTTTTTCCTGACACAGTGGGTTAGGCAGTTTGGTTTTATTCACGTTGGATCCGACTGTGTTAGAGCTATCTTCGCTTTCACTGTCAGAGCTGGTGTTGTCACCATCTTGCGAGATTAACAAGTTGGAATTCTGGCCACTTGATGAGTGATTTATCTTGCTAAAGAGAGAGAATAAAACAGAAGTTTACATTGTTAATAAATTGATGAAAACGAatataaagtaataataaaactgtCAGAACAAAAAGAACAGTATTTAACACTTGCACCCCTAGGAATCTTCTTGTACTATagctataatatatatttattatttttaaagtggaTAACAGAGTAAAAAGCTAAACTTTGtatagtttaatgacaccactagagcaaatgtatttgttaatcattagctactggatgtcaaatatttcataattctgatatatatagtgttttggGAAATCAgccacatttttcctttagtagcaaaggatcttatatgtgtgtgtatatgccctttggagcaggacgtagccagtggcaaagagctcgcttgatgcacggtcggtccgagatcgatcccgtcggtgggctggtgcatataaaagatccttttgctactaatgaaaattgtaatgggcttcctctctaagactgtcaaaattaccaaatattagacatccaataactgaccGGCCTCattggcgtcgtggttaggccatcagtctacaggctggtaggtactgggttcggatcccagtcgaggcatgggatttttaatccagatactgactccaaaccctgagtgagtgctccgcaaggctcaatgggtaggtgtaaaccacttgcaccgaccagtgatccataactggttcaacaaaggccacggtttgtgctatcctgcctgtgggaagggcaaataaaagatcccttgctgcctgtcataaaagagtagcctatgtggcgacagcgggtttcctctaaaaaaaagtgtcagaatgaccatatgtttgacgtccaatagccgatgataagataaaaaatcaatgtgctctagtggcgtcgttaaataaaacaaactttacatccaataactgatcattaatatatcaatgtgctctagaaaaatatatgcacttttccacagacagatcATATACCATggtctgatataccagttgtggggcactgttTGGGATTTGAT includes the following:
- the LOC121390539 gene encoding uncharacterized protein LOC121390539, with translation MSLVADYSSEDNISDDDGLSHDGKINHSSSGQNSNLLISQDGDNTSSDSESEDSSNTVGSNVNKTKLPNPLCQEKLAVPGKNLEMTSIGMTLFTNRYEQAELAKSSILEKHVQMTEKHPERGTRQVCFKFKKGTCHMGNKCRFFHDQSNIVNHALKKTDEEKFSDQLGHHSLNPGHSVGIFTHEPVDDDNYLAGKKRKKKVGVSNTLVPPKQALLRLEQQRQSERPWTIKK